One window of the Pyxicephalus adspersus chromosome 5, UCB_Pads_2.0, whole genome shotgun sequence genome contains the following:
- the LOC140331913 gene encoding hemoglobin larval subunit alpha-like yields MDFWKKIIHLDGQSLDRLFLSFPQTKTYFSHFDLSSGSADIQAHGGKVLSAIGNAASHFDDLDAALSSLSDLHAYNLRVDPGNFDLLSHTIQVVLASHLPSDFTPEVQAAWDKYLSKISEVLTSKYR; encoded by the exons atggatttttggaaaaaaataatacatttggatggtcagtccttggaccg gcttttcCTCAGCTTCCCCCAGACCAAGACTTATTTCAGCCACTTTGACCTGAGCTCTGGCTCTGCTGACATCCAGGCTCATGGTGGAAAGGTTCTGAGTGCTATTGGAAATGCTGCCAGCCACTTTGATGACCTTGATGCTGCCCTGTCCTCCCTCAGTGACCTGCACGCATACAACCTGAGAGTGGATCCCGGAAACTTTGAT cTGCTGTCCCACACCATCCAGGTTGTGCTGGCTAGCCACCTTCCCAGTGACTTCACTCCTGAAGTTCAGGCTGCCTGGGATAAATACCTTTCCAAAATTTCTGAAGTCCTGACCTCCAAGTACAGATAA